One Corynebacterium yudongzhengii DNA window includes the following coding sequences:
- a CDS encoding deoxyguanosinetriphosphate triphosphohydrolase: MSYDYQPQDTVRRFSEKPKASQYEGAEADARDDFARDRARVLHSAALRRLADKTQVVGPRDGDTPRTRLTHSLEVAQIARGIGTGLGLSGDLCEMAGLTHDLGHPPYGHNGEVALNEVAADCGGFEGNAQTLRILTRLEPKVLDDDGNSLGLNLTRASLDAACKYPVTRTRADGTTNRKYSAYDEDAAILQWVRRGHETELPPVEAQVMDWSDDIAYSVHDVEDGIVSGRISLQVLWDLLELVSLAEKGAQAFGGHVDELLDAAARLRELPVVAQAADFDHSLQGYVTLKKMTSELVGRFVGAGITATLQEAGDEPLGRGHGRLVIPPDAGAEVTLLKTIAVLYVMDMPAHKARQDRQRERIYRVWDYLTAAGIGGLDRVYRHWYERAETPAERERVIVDQIASLTESRLERLARNSADLSGYLG; the protein is encoded by the coding sequence GTGAGCTACGACTACCAGCCGCAGGACACCGTGCGCCGCTTCTCAGAAAAGCCTAAGGCCAGCCAGTACGAAGGCGCGGAGGCCGACGCCCGGGACGACTTCGCCCGCGATCGCGCGCGCGTGCTGCACTCGGCGGCGCTGCGTCGGTTAGCGGATAAGACTCAGGTGGTCGGCCCGCGCGACGGCGATACCCCGCGCACCCGGCTGACGCATTCCCTGGAGGTCGCGCAGATCGCCCGCGGCATCGGCACCGGCCTGGGGCTTTCGGGGGATCTCTGCGAGATGGCTGGGCTCACCCACGACTTGGGGCATCCGCCGTACGGGCACAACGGGGAGGTCGCGCTCAACGAGGTCGCCGCCGACTGCGGCGGATTCGAGGGCAACGCCCAGACCCTGCGGATTCTCACCCGCCTGGAGCCGAAGGTGCTAGACGATGACGGCAACTCGCTCGGCCTCAACCTCACCCGCGCCTCGCTCGATGCGGCGTGCAAGTACCCCGTGACCCGCACGCGTGCCGATGGCACCACCAACCGCAAGTACTCCGCCTATGACGAAGACGCCGCCATCTTGCAGTGGGTGCGCCGCGGCCATGAGACCGAGCTGCCGCCGGTCGAAGCCCAGGTCATGGACTGGTCCGACGATATCGCGTACTCCGTACACGACGTCGAAGACGGCATCGTCTCCGGGCGCATCTCGCTGCAGGTGTTGTGGGATCTCCTCGAGCTGGTCTCCTTGGCGGAGAAGGGCGCGCAGGCTTTCGGTGGCCACGTCGACGAGCTTCTCGACGCCGCCGCCCGCCTCCGCGAGCTCCCCGTCGTGGCGCAGGCTGCCGACTTCGATCACTCACTGCAGGGCTATGTCACCTTAAAGAAGATGACCTCGGAGCTGGTGGGGCGCTTCGTCGGCGCCGGGATCACCGCCACGCTGCAAGAGGCCGGCGACGAACCTCTCGGCCGCGGCCACGGGCGCCTGGTCATCCCACCGGATGCGGGCGCGGAGGTCACGCTGTTGAAGACCATCGCGGTGCTCTACGTCATGGACATGCCCGCCCATAAGGCACGCCAGGACCGGCAGCGCGAGCGGATCTACCGGGTCTGGGATTACCTCACAGCTGCCGGGATCGGCGGGCTCGACCGGGTGTATCGCCACTGGTATGAGCGCGCGGAGACCCCTGCCGAGCGCGAGCGCGTGATCGTCGACCAGATCGCCTCCCTGACCGAGTCCCGCCTCGAGCGCCTCGCCCGCAACTCCGCGGACCTCAGCGGCTATCTGGGCTAG
- a CDS encoding suppressor of fused domain protein has protein sequence MPAAHDYWDRLGVSDDPLIDRTDSAFARGLPSWPTGYERYRIIRTWQSLIIATEGLFPRGLECYLELPHAEGILRGQVEHQWHLSLLSSFASGIATGALLPLPAATALPAPPSAPLNLYGELQGRLIVPVLIDVHVPSRPAHHEGIRYVPLTPITPEEFEHVRAGGLEDVMRIRREAKTHHVVVDSREVTDGFIAQLPASPDSR, from the coding sequence ATGCCCGCAGCTCACGACTACTGGGATCGCCTCGGCGTCTCGGATGACCCGCTGATCGATCGCACCGATTCTGCTTTCGCCCGCGGCCTGCCGAGCTGGCCCACTGGGTATGAGCGCTACCGCATCATTCGCACCTGGCAGTCGCTCATCATCGCCACCGAGGGCCTCTTTCCCCGCGGGCTCGAGTGCTATCTGGAACTGCCCCACGCCGAGGGCATCCTGCGCGGCCAGGTCGAACACCAGTGGCATCTCAGCCTGCTATCCAGCTTCGCCTCCGGCATCGCCACCGGCGCGCTGCTGCCCCTGCCGGCCGCCACGGCGCTGCCCGCCCCGCCGAGCGCCCCTTTAAACCTCTATGGCGAACTGCAGGGCCGGCTCATCGTGCCGGTGCTTATCGACGTCCACGTCCCCTCCCGCCCCGCCCACCACGAAGGGATACGCTACGTGCCGCTCACCCCGATCACACCGGAGGAGTTCGAGCACGTCCGCGCCGGGGGCCTCGAGGACGTGATGCGCATCCGCCGCGAGGCGAAGACGCATCACGTGGTCGTCGATAGCCGAGAGGTCACCGACGGCTTCATCGCCCAGCTGCCGGCTAGCCCAGATAGCCGCTGA
- a CDS encoding ribonuclease domain-containing protein, with amino-acid sequence MTDSSSRGRKGPTAVASVAGLLLAAGAAYLGLYGFDSFGGSGGVASGSDTCAMETLPDEAHDTAADIQAGGPYQFPENDNTRFGNYEGVLPDEELGYYREYTVVTPGLDHRGERRIVTGGGTETDPEVWYYTDDHYESFCEIPDAET; translated from the coding sequence ATGACAGATTCCTCATCGCGCGGGCGCAAGGGCCCGACAGCTGTGGCCTCGGTCGCCGGGCTCCTGCTCGCCGCTGGGGCAGCGTACCTGGGACTCTACGGCTTCGATAGCTTCGGTGGCTCCGGCGGCGTGGCCAGCGGGTCGGACACCTGCGCGATGGAGACCCTGCCGGACGAGGCGCACGATACGGCCGCGGACATCCAGGCCGGCGGACCTTATCAGTTCCCGGAGAACGACAACACGCGCTTCGGCAACTACGAGGGCGTCCTTCCTGATGAGGAACTGGGCTACTACCGTGAATACACGGTTGTCACGCCAGGGCTGGATCACCGGGGTGAACGCCGCATCGTCACCGGCGGCGGCACCGAGACGGATCCTGAGGTCTGGTACTACACGGACGACCACTACGAGTCCTTCTGCGAGATTCCCGATGCCGAAACATAA
- the dnaG gene encoding DNA primase, with the protein MAKGRIPQSDIEAIRERAPIEEIVGEYVQLKPAGHDSLKGLSPFKDERTPSFHVRPARGYYHCFSTDKGGDVFSFLMEVEQLSFPEAVEAVADKIGYHIRYEGGSTGGRNYEPGTRKRLLAANKAAHEYYRAQLETPEAEKARNLLLDRGFSPELIHHFECGYAPQGWEHLTKHLLRKGFSQKELETAGLSTITSRGTYIDQFRGRLLWPIKDVTGNVIGFGARKLYDDDPAGKYMNTRETMLYNKSKVLFGLHEAKKHIAREHQAVVVEGYTDVMAMHAAGVKTAVASSGTAFGTEHLQVLRRHMLDDNYFRGELIYVFDGDEAGQKAALRAFEGDQNFTGQSFVAVAPEGLDPCDLRMEKGDVALRDLVAARIPMFEFVITSLLNEYRTDTAEGRLQALRRTIPVVAGVRDEVLRTDYARQLAGWVGWSDPDDILRQVREEVAKPKKDTRRLPRATRFDDATTRPADENPMVIPPNPRDPRLWPEREAIKLALQEPQVAGSYFDGLADDAFTNSAYQAIRDAIAKAGGLENAGDGGVDWIAAVAGEMLDYSGRNFVSELAVEEIRSDKPLEEYADTVLCRLQEQLVGNQIALLKAQLQRMRPTENQEAYNSLFSDIVALEQARRELNDRAFR; encoded by the coding sequence ATGGCGAAGGGCAGGATTCCGCAGAGCGATATCGAGGCGATTCGCGAGCGTGCCCCGATCGAGGAGATCGTGGGCGAATATGTCCAGCTCAAACCCGCCGGCCACGACTCACTCAAGGGCCTAAGCCCCTTCAAGGACGAGCGCACCCCGTCGTTCCACGTCCGTCCCGCGCGCGGCTACTACCACTGCTTCTCCACGGACAAGGGCGGTGACGTCTTCTCCTTCCTCATGGAAGTCGAACAGTTGAGCTTCCCCGAGGCGGTCGAGGCGGTGGCCGACAAGATCGGCTACCACATCCGCTACGAGGGCGGCTCGACCGGCGGGCGCAACTACGAGCCCGGCACCCGCAAGCGCCTGCTGGCGGCGAACAAGGCTGCCCACGAGTACTACCGCGCCCAGCTGGAGACCCCGGAGGCAGAGAAGGCCCGCAACCTGCTGTTGGACCGCGGCTTCAGTCCCGAGCTCATCCACCACTTCGAGTGCGGCTACGCCCCGCAGGGCTGGGAGCATCTCACCAAACACCTGCTGCGCAAGGGTTTTTCCCAGAAGGAGCTTGAGACCGCCGGCTTATCGACGATCACCAGCCGCGGCACCTACATCGACCAGTTCCGCGGCCGCCTGCTCTGGCCGATCAAGGACGTCACGGGCAACGTCATCGGCTTCGGCGCCCGCAAGCTCTATGACGACGACCCCGCGGGTAAGTACATGAACACCCGCGAGACGATGCTTTACAACAAGTCCAAGGTCCTCTTCGGGCTGCATGAGGCGAAGAAGCATATCGCCCGCGAGCACCAGGCGGTCGTGGTCGAGGGGTATACCGACGTCATGGCCATGCACGCCGCCGGGGTGAAAACGGCGGTGGCCTCCTCAGGCACGGCGTTCGGCACAGAGCACCTGCAGGTGCTGCGCCGCCACATGCTCGACGATAACTACTTCCGCGGCGAGCTCATCTACGTCTTCGACGGCGACGAGGCCGGCCAGAAGGCCGCCCTGCGCGCCTTCGAGGGGGACCAGAACTTCACCGGCCAGTCTTTCGTCGCCGTCGCCCCCGAGGGGCTCGACCCCTGCGACCTGCGCATGGAGAAGGGCGATGTGGCGCTGCGGGATCTGGTGGCCGCGCGGATCCCGATGTTCGAGTTCGTGATCACCTCGCTGCTCAACGAGTACCGCACCGACACCGCCGAGGGGCGTCTCCAAGCTTTGCGACGCACCATCCCCGTCGTCGCCGGCGTCCGCGACGAGGTCCTGCGCACCGACTACGCCCGCCAGCTCGCCGGCTGGGTCGGCTGGTCGGACCCCGATGACATCCTGCGCCAAGTCCGCGAGGAGGTGGCCAAGCCGAAGAAGGACACCCGGCGCTTGCCCCGGGCCACGCGTTTCGACGACGCCACCACCCGCCCCGCCGACGAGAACCCCATGGTCATCCCGCCGAATCCGCGCGATCCCCGGCTGTGGCCCGAGCGCGAGGCCATCAAGCTGGCGCTGCAAGAGCCGCAGGTGGCGGGCAGCTACTTCGACGGGCTTGCCGACGACGCCTTCACCAACTCCGCCTACCAGGCCATCCGGGATGCGATCGCCAAGGCCGGGGGCCTCGAGAACGCCGGTGACGGGGGAGTCGACTGGATCGCCGCGGTGGCCGGCGAGATGCTCGACTACTCGGGGCGTAACTTCGTCTCCGAGCTGGCGGTCGAGGAGATCCGCAGCGACAAGCCTCTAGAGGAATACGCCGACACGGTGCTGTGCCGTTTGCAGGAGCAGCTCGTCGGCAACCAAATTGCTCTGCTCAAAGCCCAGCTGCAGCGTATGCGCCCGACCGAGAACCAGGAGGCCTACAACAGCCTGTTTTCCGACATCGTGGCGCTCGAGCAAGCGCGCCGAGAGCTCAACGACCGGGCGTTTCGCTGA
- a CDS encoding glucose-6-phosphate dehydrogenase, producing the protein MITHTHLLILGGASDLAGRLLLPGLADFLATTSRAEAERVRITAVGRSELDDYAGFVREAVGGELGDVLAAHATYVSADATSAEDLGELIASTRDDEHLIVYYALAPAITYESVQALSQCTLPEGAILALEKPLGTDAASAAALEEAGRGIVDKHHLYRIDHFLYEPAVVAAVDTLRERAGLRAVLNSEEIERLEIVYEEDLALEGRAAFYDSSGAVEDMVQSHLLQTMAHLLAGGDRERVAEILEHATVDLSRTRRGRYTAGELPDGPVPNYLDEEGVDPANDTETFTEKIVEVDTPQWRGSEILLRTGKAIGNPRQDITAHLRDSPAQLRVAFNGRGTANGPYARLTKSLLTGEDVREVPAGTPELAWKVVKPVLDAFAEDDIAMENYSAGSGGL; encoded by the coding sequence ATGATCACTCATACTCACTTGCTTATCCTTGGCGGCGCCAGCGACCTCGCCGGCCGCCTGCTGCTTCCCGGCCTCGCGGACTTCCTCGCCACCACCTCGCGCGCCGAGGCGGAGCGGGTGCGCATCACGGCCGTCGGGCGCAGCGAGCTCGACGACTACGCCGGCTTCGTGCGCGAGGCGGTCGGCGGCGAGCTTGGCGACGTCCTGGCCGCCCACGCCACCTACGTCTCCGCCGATGCCACCTCGGCCGAAGACCTCGGCGAGCTGATCGCTAGCACGCGTGACGACGAACACCTCATCGTCTACTACGCCCTCGCCCCGGCCATCACCTACGAATCCGTGCAGGCCTTAAGCCAGTGCACGCTTCCCGAAGGCGCCATCCTCGCCCTCGAGAAACCCCTCGGCACGGATGCGGCGTCCGCCGCCGCGCTCGAAGAAGCTGGACGCGGGATCGTCGATAAGCACCACCTGTACCGCATCGACCATTTCCTGTACGAACCGGCGGTGGTGGCGGCCGTCGATACGCTGCGTGAGCGCGCTGGCCTGCGCGCGGTGTTGAACTCCGAGGAAATCGAGCGCCTAGAGATCGTCTACGAGGAAGACCTCGCGCTCGAGGGGCGGGCCGCGTTTTATGACTCGAGCGGCGCGGTCGAAGACATGGTGCAGTCGCATCTCCTGCAGACGATGGCGCACCTGCTCGCCGGCGGCGATCGAGAGCGCGTCGCCGAGATCCTGGAGCATGCGACGGTGGATCTCTCACGCACGCGCCGCGGGCGCTATACGGCGGGCGAGCTTCCCGACGGCCCCGTCCCCAACTACCTCGACGAAGAAGGCGTGGATCCGGCAAACGACACCGAGACCTTCACCGAGAAGATCGTTGAGGTAGATACTCCGCAGTGGCGCGGCAGCGAGATCCTGCTGCGCACGGGCAAGGCGATCGGGAACCCGCGTCAAGACATCACGGCCCACCTGCGGGACTCGCCGGCGCAGCTGCGGGTGGCCTTTAACGGCCGCGGAACCGCGAACGGGCCGTACGCGCGCCTCACGAAGTCCCTGCTGACCGGCGAAGATGTGCGCGAAGTGCCGGCCGGGACCCCGGAACTGGCGTGGAAGGTGGTTAAACCGGTGCTCGACGCCTTCGCCGAGGATGACATCGCGATGGAGAACTACTCGGCCGGATCCGGTGGACTCTGA
- a CDS encoding alkaline phosphatase D family protein yields MNQSRRRFLQSAAATSAIAATGLGTAHAQSSMSSGKFFPGSSTPEPVDTPRGDLPFLHGVASGDPIPDSVILWTRVTPSEDAMPGSGASEDVELHWEVATDEGFGDVVASGQVTATAAQDHTVHVDPHGLQPGTVYFYRFIVISGDYSKTVSPVGRTRTAPHFTSSPESIRFAVASCANWESGFFSAYRDMAQRGRSGDLDFTLFLGDYIYEYENGYYSGFGPYRLNEPAHETVTLADYRVRYGQYRTDGHLQAAHAALPWIVVWDDHEIANNNWREGAENHDPETQGDWKARRDAAMQAYFEWLPVRATSPSEGGHIYRSFTFGDLAELTVMDLRTYRDQEGNALDVRTFNDPNRTMLGSEQAEWLEGKISTSDAAWNILGNSVMFSPMNLITLDNDQRTEPVSSFLSSHRVDGIPLNSDQWDGYSAARRRLLELLDAKDSKVLFCTGDIHTEWGHTVSLNGRELGAEVVCASISAPNVNEILLLPEGNGVSRLAQEFLRAANPHINHVELDSHGFAIATVHREHADMEWIRVADLADPNASTVVAHSWRWG; encoded by the coding sequence ATGAACCAATCACGTCGCCGCTTTCTCCAGTCCGCCGCAGCCACCTCCGCCATCGCCGCCACCGGCCTCGGCACCGCCCATGCCCAAAGCTCGATGAGCTCGGGGAAGTTCTTCCCCGGCTCGAGCACGCCTGAGCCCGTCGACACGCCGCGCGGTGACCTCCCGTTCCTCCACGGCGTCGCCTCCGGCGACCCGATCCCGGACTCGGTCATCCTCTGGACGCGCGTGACTCCCTCCGAGGACGCGATGCCCGGCTCCGGCGCGAGCGAGGACGTCGAGCTGCACTGGGAGGTCGCCACCGACGAGGGCTTTGGCGACGTCGTCGCCTCCGGCCAGGTCACCGCCACCGCGGCGCAGGATCACACCGTGCACGTCGATCCGCACGGCCTGCAGCCGGGGACCGTCTACTTCTACCGTTTCATCGTGATCTCCGGGGACTACTCGAAGACCGTCTCGCCGGTGGGCCGGACGCGCACCGCACCTCACTTCACCTCGTCGCCCGAGAGCATACGCTTCGCCGTGGCCTCGTGCGCGAACTGGGAATCCGGATTCTTCTCCGCCTACCGCGACATGGCGCAGCGCGGACGCTCCGGCGACCTGGACTTCACCCTATTCCTGGGCGATTACATCTACGAATACGAGAACGGCTACTACTCCGGTTTCGGTCCCTACCGCCTCAACGAGCCGGCGCATGAGACCGTCACTCTGGCTGACTACCGCGTCCGTTATGGCCAGTACCGCACCGACGGTCACCTGCAGGCCGCGCACGCCGCCCTGCCGTGGATCGTGGTCTGGGATGACCACGAGATCGCCAACAACAACTGGCGCGAGGGCGCTGAGAACCACGACCCAGAGACGCAGGGCGATTGGAAGGCGCGTCGCGACGCCGCGATGCAGGCCTACTTCGAGTGGCTGCCGGTGCGGGCGACGTCGCCGTCGGAAGGCGGTCACATCTACCGCTCCTTCACCTTCGGCGATCTCGCCGAGCTCACCGTCATGGATTTGCGCACCTACCGCGACCAGGAGGGCAACGCCCTCGATGTGCGCACCTTCAACGACCCCAACCGGACAATGCTCGGCTCCGAGCAGGCCGAGTGGCTCGAAGGCAAGATCTCCACCTCCGATGCCGCCTGGAACATCCTGGGCAACTCCGTGATGTTCTCCCCGATGAACCTCATCACCTTGGACAACGATCAACGCACGGAACCGGTCTCGAGCTTCCTCAGCTCCCACCGCGTCGACGGGATCCCCCTCAACTCTGATCAGTGGGACGGCTACTCCGCGGCGCGTCGTCGGCTGCTGGAGCTTCTCGACGCCAAGGACTCCAAAGTCCTCTTCTGCACCGGCGACATCCACACCGAGTGGGGCCACACGGTCAGCCTCAACGGCCGCGAGCTCGGCGCTGAGGTGGTCTGTGCGTCGATCTCGGCACCCAACGTCAACGAGATCCTGCTCCTGCCCGAAGGCAACGGCGTCTCGCGCCTAGCTCAGGAGTTCCTCCGCGCCGCCAACCCGCACATCAACCACGTCGAGCTCGATTCCCACGGCTTCGCCATCGCGACCGTGCACCGCGAGCACGCCGACATGGAGTGGATCCGGGTGGCAGACTTGGCCGACCCGAACGCTTCCACCGTTGTTGCTCACTCGTGGCGATGGGGCTAA
- a CDS encoding metallophosphoesterase family protein: MPAPLSRRHLLQGGSLLAATAALTSLPLQATAQETSRASSSRRLQFNPDGTFRIMQFNDTQDSPLTDRRTIEFMEKALDEAKPDFALINGDVINGDPTTAEEVYQAINNVVLPMENRSIPWAVTFGNHDEDSAESNGTGVFEAQMLEFLRQYAHNYNPADDPIVGHSNGQLLINDSAGNPGKFAIWLLDSGRYAPEDPAGQSTEGLKDYDWIRPEQIRWYTDTSIATEKEFGRKVPGLMFFHIPTFEHHHMWYGQQFTSNEIERHKAAERHGIVGEKNEDCYTGLFNSGIYAAAFERGDILGMYCGHDHINTYMGNYYGIELGYGPGTGFGTYGLNDGTWHMHTLRGARVFELNENSERVYDSTRLIFAKDLGVDMNPQPQPLDAPAEFPESVRPIAGADSADSAGPIAGADSADSAGSAGSILPNLSSELGSSGWDSSQ; the protein is encoded by the coding sequence ATGCCCGCCCCGCTCAGCCGCCGCCACCTCCTCCAGGGCGGCAGCCTTCTCGCCGCCACCGCCGCCCTGACCAGCCTGCCGCTGCAAGCCACCGCCCAGGAGACCTCCCGTGCCTCCTCGTCGCGCCGCCTGCAGTTCAACCCGGACGGCACGTTCCGCATCATGCAGTTCAACGACACCCAGGACAGCCCGCTAACCGACCGGCGCACCATCGAGTTCATGGAGAAAGCCCTCGACGAGGCTAAACCCGATTTCGCCCTCATCAACGGCGACGTCATCAACGGCGATCCCACCACCGCCGAAGAGGTCTACCAGGCGATCAACAACGTCGTTTTGCCGATGGAAAACCGCTCCATCCCCTGGGCCGTGACCTTCGGTAACCACGACGAGGACTCCGCCGAAAGCAACGGCACCGGTGTCTTCGAGGCGCAGATGCTGGAGTTCCTGCGGCAATACGCACACAACTACAACCCCGCCGACGACCCCATCGTCGGCCATTCCAACGGTCAGCTGTTGATCAACGACTCCGCCGGCAACCCCGGCAAGTTCGCCATCTGGCTTCTCGATTCCGGCCGCTACGCCCCCGAGGACCCCGCCGGCCAATCCACCGAGGGCCTGAAAGACTACGACTGGATCCGCCCCGAGCAGATCCGCTGGTACACCGATACCTCGATCGCCACCGAGAAGGAATTCGGCCGCAAGGTCCCGGGACTGATGTTCTTCCACATCCCCACCTTCGAGCACCACCACATGTGGTACGGCCAGCAGTTCACCTCCAACGAGATCGAACGGCATAAAGCCGCCGAGCGCCACGGGATCGTCGGCGAGAAGAACGAGGACTGCTACACCGGCCTGTTCAACTCCGGCATCTACGCCGCCGCCTTCGAGCGTGGCGACATCCTCGGCATGTACTGCGGCCACGACCACATCAACACCTACATGGGCAACTACTACGGCATCGAGCTCGGTTACGGCCCGGGCACAGGCTTCGGTACCTACGGGCTTAACGACGGCACCTGGCACATGCACACCCTGCGCGGCGCCCGCGTGTTCGAGCTCAACGAGAACTCCGAGCGTGTCTACGACTCCACCCGGCTCATCTTCGCCAAGGACTTAGGCGTCGACATGAACCCCCAGCCGCAGCCCCTGGATGCCCCAGCGGAGTTCCCCGAAAGCGTCCGTCCCATCGCGGGCGCGGACTCTGCAGACTCTGCGGGACCCATCGCGGGCGCGGACTCTGCAGACTCTGCGGGATCTGCGGGGTCCATCCTGCCGAACCTCTCCAGCGAGCTCGGCAGCTCCGGCTGGGATTCTTCTCAGTAA
- a CDS encoding anaerobic C4-dicarboxylate transporter translates to MLIVHLVILLGAIVLGARIGSIGIGLAGGAGVILLGATGVPVTREDIPFDVIGIIMCVIAAIAAMQRAGGLDYLVHLAERLLRRNPKRVTLWAPIVTWTMTVFAGTGHTAFSTLPVITEVAKSGGVRPSRPLSVAVIASQMAIVASPISAAVVFMASILEPLGVGYLQLVTVMITSTFLAIIPTTLLANRLGKELDDDPVYQERLAAGLVAPPREQSKYTAPAGAKESVGIFLAAIVVVMVYATLISEQVGLITDPSLPRNEAIMAIMLAAATIIVLVTKIPTPEILTTQTFRSGMSASVCVLGVAWLGTTFINHYLDDIEALSGDILRSQPWLLAVVLFFAACLLYSQAATARALVPAALAIGVSPLTAVAAFPAVSALFVLPTYPTLLAAVEMDDTGSTRIGKFVFNHPFIVPGTFNIIVSVLLAYVIGAVVI, encoded by the coding sequence ATGCTTATCGTCCACCTTGTCATCCTGCTCGGCGCCATCGTTTTGGGAGCTCGCATCGGCTCCATCGGCATCGGCTTAGCCGGCGGCGCGGGGGTGATCCTCCTCGGTGCGACTGGCGTTCCGGTCACTCGCGAGGACATCCCGTTCGACGTCATCGGGATCATCATGTGCGTCATCGCGGCTATTGCGGCGATGCAGCGCGCCGGCGGCCTCGACTACTTGGTGCACCTGGCTGAGCGTTTGCTCCGTCGGAACCCGAAACGCGTCACGCTGTGGGCGCCGATCGTCACCTGGACCATGACGGTGTTCGCCGGCACCGGCCACACCGCCTTTTCGACGCTCCCCGTGATCACCGAGGTCGCAAAGTCCGGCGGCGTGCGCCCCTCCCGGCCACTGTCGGTGGCCGTGATCGCCTCCCAGATGGCCATCGTCGCCTCCCCGATCTCCGCGGCCGTCGTCTTCATGGCCTCCATCCTGGAACCGCTCGGCGTCGGCTACCTGCAGCTGGTCACCGTGATGATCACCTCGACTTTCCTCGCGATCATCCCCACGACGCTGCTCGCCAACCGCCTGGGCAAAGAGCTTGACGACGACCCCGTCTACCAAGAACGCCTCGCCGCCGGCCTCGTCGCCCCACCGCGCGAGCAAAGCAAGTACACCGCCCCGGCGGGCGCGAAGGAGTCCGTCGGCATCTTCTTGGCGGCCATCGTCGTCGTGATGGTCTACGCGACGCTCATCTCCGAGCAGGTCGGCCTTATCACCGACCCGAGCCTGCCGCGCAACGAGGCCATCATGGCGATCATGCTCGCCGCTGCGACGATCATCGTGTTGGTCACCAAGATCCCGACCCCGGAGATCCTCACCACCCAGACGTTCCGCTCGGGCATGTCGGCGTCGGTCTGCGTGCTGGGTGTGGCGTGGCTCGGCACCACATTCATCAACCACTACCTCGACGACATCGAGGCACTGTCCGGCGACATCCTGCGCAGCCAGCCGTGGCTACTCGCTGTCGTCTTGTTCTTCGCCGCCTGCCTGCTCTACTCGCAGGCCGCCACGGCCCGCGCGCTCGTCCCGGCCGCACTCGCGATCGGCGTCAGCCCGCTGACCGCCGTCGCCGCCTTCCCCGCCGTCTCCGCGCTGTTCGTGCTGCCGACCTACCCGACGCTGCTCGCGGCCGTCGAGATGGACGACACGGGCTCCACGCGCATCGGCAAGTTCGTCTTCAACCACCCGTTCATCGTCCCCGGCACGTTCAACATCATCGTCAGTGTGTTGCTGGCGTACGTGATTGGCGCCGTCGTCATCTAA